Part of the Actinomyces howellii genome, GGCCATCTCCAGGTCGACCCCGAAGGTCCGCAGGGCCGGGTTGGCGGACTCGAGCTCGGCGATCTCGGGGTACCCGGTCACGCCGGGGTCGGCGCCCTCGGTCCCGGGCTCACGCGGCCCGCCGAAGGCGTGGACGCGCACCTCGGCCAGGGGGCGCAGCACCTTGGCGAGCTCGTTGACGTGCACTCCGGCGCCGCCGTAGATGTACGGAGGATATTCTTTGGTCAGCAGGTCTACCCGCATGGGTGAGTCTCCTCGCTCGCGCGCCCGGGCGCGCGGTAGATGACGTGGTGGGGACCGCTCGGGGCGCGGGGCGCGCCCCCGGCGACCTCCCCTTCCGACCGTATCGGCTCGAGGCTCCCGGCGTGCGGGTTTCGCGGCCGACGGGGACGCACCGGCCCGCTGGCCCTGGCTGGCCCTGGCTGGCCCTGTGCCCCCGATGAGATCCCGGCTCCCATTCGCGCCCCCGAGGTGGCCCGGCTCACGTAGGGTGGGGCCATGGCCTCTCCTCGTGTCCTCGCAATCGTCCTCGCCGGCGGTGAAGGCAAGCGCCTCATGCCCCTGACGGTCGACCGCGCCAAGCCGGCGGTCCCCTTCGGAGGCATCTACCGCCTCATCGACTTCTCCTTGTCGAACATGATCAACTCCGGCTTCCTCAAGGTCGTCGTCCTCACCCAGTACAAGTCCCACTCCCTGGACCGCCACATCTCCAAGACCTGGCAGGTCTCGGACATGCTCGGCAACTACATCGCCCCCGTCCCGGCCCAGCAGCGCGTCGGCAAGCACTGGTTCCTGGGGAGCGCGGACGCCATCTTCCAGTCCCTCAACCTGCTGGACGACGAGCGGCCTGACTACGTCGTCATCACCGGTGCGGACAACATCTACCGCATGGACTTCTCCCAGATGCTCGACCACCACATCGCCTCGGGCCTGCCGTGCACGGTGGCGGGGATCCGCCAGCCCCGCTCGCTGGCCGACCAGTTCGGCGTCATCGAGACCGACCCCCAGGACCGCGGGAGGATCAAGGCCTTCGTCGAGAAGCCCAAGGACACCCCGGGGCTGCCCGACTCCCCCGAGGAGATCCTGGCATCGATGGGCAACTACATCATGGACGCCGACGCCCTCCTGCAGGCGGTGACGGCCGACGCCGCCGACGAGTCCTCCAAGCACGACATGGGAGGCAACATCGTCCCGTGGTTCGTGGCGCAGGGGGCCGCGGGGGTCTACGACTTCAAGGACAACGACGTGCCGGGGGCCTCCGACCGCGACCGGGACTACTGGCGTGACGTGGGGACCGTGGACGCCTTCTACGAGGCCCACCAGGACCTCATCAGCGTGTCCCCGGTGTTCAACCTCTACAACGACCGCTGGCCCCTGTTCGCCGGGTACACCGCCTCCATGCCTCCGGCCAAGTTCGTCTACGGCCACCACGAGCGCCTGGGCCACGCCGTCGACTCGATCGTCTCCCCCGGGGTCATCGTCTCCGGTGGTGAGGTCATCTCCTCGGTGCTCAGCCCCGGGGTGCGCGTCAACTCCTGGTCCTCGGTGCGGGAGTCGGTCCTCATGGACGGCGCCGTCGTGGGCCGCAACACCGTGGTCAACCGCGCGATCCTCGACAAGTACGTCGTCGTCGAGGAGGGGGCCATGGTGGGTATCGACCCCGAGCACGACCGCGAGCGCGGCTTCACGATCACCGAGTCCGGCATCACGGTGGTCGCCAAGGGCCAGGTCGTCGTCCGCTGACCACCGACCGGTCGGCCCCGGGCCGGGCTCGCGGGCCCGGGGCCGACCAGCGTCCCTGACCCGTGCACGACCTGACGGGGCACGACCAGACCGACCGGCCCTCTCGCTGACCACTCGGCCGCGGTCCCTTGCCGCCGCCCCGGGGGCTGAGAGCCCCCGGGGCGGCGGCGTCGCTGCGGGGCCCGGGCGTCGCCACCGCGTGGCCGGGCGATCATCTAGCATCGGATCATGAGTGAACGCGTCAGCGGGGCCCGAGCCTCGGGCCTGCTCGCCGCCAAGGGTCCGGGCCTGCTGGTCATGGATGTCGACTCCACCCTCATCGAGCAGGAGGTCATCGAGCTCATCGCCGAGCACGCCGGCAGCCGTGCCCAGGTCGCTGAGATCACCGGGAGGGCCATGCGTGGCGAGCTCGACTTCGAGGCCTCGTTGCGCGAGCGGGTAGCGACCCTGGCCGGCCTGCCGGTCGAGGTCCTCGATGAGGTGGTCGCTCAGACCCGCCTGACGCGCGGAGCGGTCGAGCTCATCGAGGAGCTGCACGCCTCAGGCTGCCGGGTGGGGATCGTCTCAGGGGGCTTCGAGGAGGTCGCGGCCCCCCTGGCGGCCCGCCTGGGCATCGACCACGTCGCCGCCAACCGGCTGGAGGTCGCCGACGGCCGCCTGACCGGCAGGGTCGAGGGGCGGGTGGTCGACCGTGAGGTCAAGACCCGGCTGCTCAGGCAGTGGGCCCGGGCCGACGGCGTCGAGATGGAGCGCACGGTCGCCGTGGGCGACGGGGCCAACGACCTGGGCATGATCGCCGCGGCGGGACTGGGCATCGCCTTCGACGCCAAGCCGGTGGTCGTCCGCCAGGCGCCCGCCGCGGTCCACGTGCGTGACCTCAGGGCCGTCCTCGAGCTGCTGTGAGGGCGGTACCGGCGGTGCTCGTCGGTCACTCCCTCGTGGCCTGACGGTGGATCCTCGGTGGCTCCTCGGCGGCAGGCTCGGGCCCGCCGCTCAGCGGCGCACGGTGACGATCTCGGACAGGTGGGCCTGCTGCGGTCCGAGCCCCGCCCAGGGGCCCGTGACCTCGAGGAGGAGCGCGGTGGCGGTGGGCACGCCGAAGGACACCTGGCCGGCCAGGTCGTCGTCGGTGTCGTGCAGGGTGTGCGCGAGGATCGACACGGTCGGCTCGTGGCCGACCACGACGACGGTGCGCACGGCCTCGGGCAGCGGCTCGAGCAGCCCCAGGATGCCGTGGGGGCCGTGGTGGTAGATCTCCGGCTCGACCCGGACCTGGCCGGTGCGCAGCCGGTCCTGCAGGGGTCGGGCCGTCTGCCGTGCACGCGCGGCCGGCGAGACGAGGAGGAGGTCGATCTCCGAGATCCTGCGGTCCAGGACCCGGGCGAGCTCGTCGGCCATGGTTCGCCCCTTGGAGGTCAGCTGCCTCTCGAGGTCGGTGGGAGCGTCGTGCCCCGCCTTGGAGTGGCGGACGAGCACAAGGGTCTTCCTGTGGGGCGCAGTCGTCACCCACCCACTGTACGGCACCACGGCCCGCGCCGTTCGCCGGCCGACCCGCCGGCTGGTGCCGCCCTGGGCCCACGGTGTGCCAGCATGGCCCGGTGAGCCAGCAGCCGCCGACCCCAGACCACCTCAGCGCGCCGGGTCCCGGCAGCGACCGGGTGCCGCCGGTCCTGCGGATCGGACCGATCGAGGTGCCCACCCCGGTTGAGCTGGCCCCGATGGCCGGGGTCACCAACGCCTCCTTCCGGCGGCTGTGCCGGCGCTACGGCGAGCAGGCGCTGCCCGAGCGGCTGCGGCCCTCCCAGGAGGGGCCGCTCGAGGTCGACGGCCGGCTCCGGGCCCCGGCCGGCCTGTACGTCACCGAGATGGTCACCACCCGGGCGCTGGTCGAGCGCAACGACAAGACCCTGGCGATGGTGCGCACCGACCCGACCGAGCGGGTGCGCTCGATCCAGCTCTACGGCGTCGACCCGGTCGTGGCCGGCCAGGCGGTGCGGATCCTGGTCGAGGAGGACCTGGCCGACCACATCGACCTCAACTTCGGCTGCCCGGTGCCCAAGGTCATGCGCAAGGGAGGCGGCGCGGCCCTGCCGTGGAAGAAGGACCTCCTCGCGGCGATCCTGCGCGAGACGGTCCGCGCCTCGGAGGCGGGGGTGCGCGCCGCCGGCCGTGACCGGGAGGTTCCGGTGACCGTCAAGATGCGCATCGGCGTCGACGAGGAGCACGAGACCTACCTCGAGGCGGCCAGGGCGGCCCGCGACGCCGGGATCGCGGCGCTGGCCCTCCACGGCCGGACGGCCCGTCAGCACTACGCCGGCCAGGCCCGCTGGGAGGCCATCGCGCGCCTCAAGGAGGCCACCGACCTGCCGGTGCTCGGCAACGGGGACATCTGGAGCGGTGAGGACGCCCTGGAGATGATGCGCGTGACCGGCTGCGACGGCGTCGTCGTGGGACGCGGCTGCCAGGGCCGCCCGTGGCTCTTCGCCGACATCGTCGCGGCGCTGCACGGCTCCCCCGAGCGTGCCCGGCCCGATCTCGACGGCGTCATCGAGACGATCATGGAGCACGGTCGGCTCCTGGCTGCGGAGATGGGCGAGGACCGGGGCGTGCGTGACCTGCGCAAGCACGTGGGCTGGTACCTCAAGGGCTACCCGGTGGGCGGACGGGCCCGTGGCGAGCTCATGGGCGTGTCAACCCTCGACGAGCTCGACTCGGCGCTGGCCCGGATGCGCGAGCGTCTCCCGGTCTCCGTCCCCTACCCCGGTCCGGCGGTCGAGGGGCCGCGCGGACGGGCGGGGTCCCCCAAGCGCCCCCACCTGCCCGAGGGGTGGTTGGACTCCCCCTACCTCACGGCCGACGAGAGGGTCCTGCTGGGCCAGGCCGAGTCCGACGCCTCAGGGGGCTGAGGGGCCGGCCCCGCCCGCCGTGGGACACCGGCCCCGCGGGCCCGCCTGCCGCCGGGTCGCCCCGCCTGGCCGGTCAGGACCTTGAGCCCTGGTCGGCGGCACCGCCGTCGGCGCGCCGACGGCGGGCGGCCGGTCCCGCCTCCGCCAGGACGGGGGTGGTGCGGCACAGCGCCGCCGCGATGGCCGTCGTGGCCGGGATGGCCAGGACCAGACCGATCGAGGACACGAGGGTGCGCACGATCTCCTCGGCGATCTCGCCGCTGAGCATCGTGTCGACCACTGCCCGGTCGATGAGGGAGGCCGACAGGATGAGCGGCAGCGCGGTGCCCGCGTAGGCGAAGGCGAGGGTGTAGACGGTCGAGGCGATGTGGTCCCGGCCGATGCGCATCCCACCGGTGAACAGGCGGGTGCGGCCCAGGGAGGGGTTGGCTGCGTGCAGCTCCCAGACGGCCGAGGCCTGGGTGATCGTCACGTCGTTGAGGACCCCCAGGCCCGCGATGACCATGCCGCAGGTGAGCAGCGCCCTCAGGCTCAGTCCCGGCACGAGCGAGGCCAGGGTGAGGGAGGCGTCCTCGGTGGCCCCGGTGAGGTTGGCCGCCTCGACGCCCCACAGCGACAGGACCACGGTGATGACGACGCCGACGATCGTCCCCAGCAGGGCGGTGGTCGTGCGCACCGAGATGCCGTGCGCGATGTAGACGGCCAGGAGCATCATGGCGCTGGCGCCCACGAGGGTCACCCACATGGGCGAGGCCAGGTCGAGCAGGGCGGGGATCATGAACAGGAGGACGACGGCGCTCGACAGGACCAGGCCCAGGACGCTCAGGGCACCCTTCCTGCCCGCCACGGCCACGACGAGCACGAGGTAGACCAGGGACAGGGCGGCCACCGGCACCTGCCGGGCGTAGTCGACGAAGACGTAGGGGGTGCCCGAGCTGAGCGCCGCGGGGGTGTACATGACCGAGAGCCGGTCGCCGACGTCGGCGCTGGTCAGGGACTCGGAGGGGATGTGGACCGGCAGGACCAGGCCCTGGCCGGCGCCGGAGGTGACGCGCGCGCACACGGCGTCGGCGAGCAGGCCGTCGCTGGCAGCCGCCCCCAGGGCCTGGGCCGCCTCCTGGCAGTCCGCCACGTCCAGGCTCGTGATCTGCGCGGTCTCCAGGCTCGTCCCCTCCGCGGCGAAGGGCTGGGAGCCGACGAGCGAGGAGCTGCCCGGCCACAGCACGACCAGGCCGATGATCGTGGCCACGACGAGCGGGACGACGATGGCGGCCAGGACGAGGCGCACGCGCCTGGCCTCACCGGCAGGCAGGTCGAGGGGGCCTGAGTGGGAGTGCCCGTGGCCGGGTGCGCCCGGGGCGCTGGGCGCTCCGGGCTCGTCCTGCCGGCCGGGCTCGGTGGGGGCGTCTGGCTCTGGGGCTGCGTGGCTCACGGTGCCATCATGCCCGCGCGCCCCGCCCCCGCCCGGCAAGGGCGCAGGCGGGGCGCGGGGCACGGGTCCCGTGAGCCCGGGCGGTGGCCCTCCCGCGGCGCAGCGGCCCACGGGGCGGGCAGGCGGTCAGCAGCCGACGAGGCGCTCGGCAAGGTAGCGCTCGACGCCCTCCAGGGGGATGCGCTCCTGGGCCATCGTGTCGCGCTCGCGCACGGTGACGGCACCGTCCTGGGGGGAGTCGAAGTCGTAGGTGACGCACCACGGGGTCCCGACCTCGTCCTGGCGGCGGTAGCGTCGGCCCACGGCGCCGGCGTCGTCGTACTCGACGTTCCAGGACCGGCGCAGGCGCGCGGCGAGCTCACGGGCGGGCCCGGTCAGCTCCTCCTTGCGGCTCAGCGGAAGGACCGCGGCCTTGACCGGGGACAGGCGCGGGTCGAGGCGCAGCACGATCCGGGTGTCCACCCCTCCCTTGGTGTTGGGGGCCTCGTCCTCGTGGTAGGCCTCGACGAGGAAGGCCATGAGGGAGCGGGTCAGTCCGGCCGCGGGCTCGATGACGTAGGGCACCCAGCGCTCGTCACGGGTCTGGTCGAAGTAGGACAGGTCCTTGCCGGAGTGCTCGGCGTGGGTGCCCAGGTCGAAGTCGGTGCGGTTGGCGATCCCCTCGAGCTCGCCCCACTCGCTGCCGGCGAAGCCGAAGCGGTACTCCAGGTCCACGGTGCGCTTGGAGTAGTGGGAGAGCTTCTCGGCGGGGTGCTCGTAGAGCCTGATGTTCTCCGGGTCGATCCCCAGGTCGACGTACCAGGCCTTGCGGTGGTCGATCCAGTACTGGTGCCACTCCTCGTCAGTGCCGGGCTCGACGAAGAACTCCATCTCCATCTGCTCGAACTCCCGGGTGCGGAAGATGAAGTTGCCCGGGGTGATCTCGTTGCGGAAGGACTTGCCGACCTGGCCGATGCCGAAGGGCGGCTTCTTGCGCGCCGCGCTCATGACGTTGGCGAAGTTGACGAAGATTCCCTGGGCGGTCT contains:
- the dusB gene encoding tRNA dihydrouridine synthase DusB: MSQQPPTPDHLSAPGPGSDRVPPVLRIGPIEVPTPVELAPMAGVTNASFRRLCRRYGEQALPERLRPSQEGPLEVDGRLRAPAGLYVTEMVTTRALVERNDKTLAMVRTDPTERVRSIQLYGVDPVVAGQAVRILVEEDLADHIDLNFGCPVPKVMRKGGGAALPWKKDLLAAILRETVRASEAGVRAAGRDREVPVTVKMRIGVDEEHETYLEAARAARDAGIAALALHGRTARQHYAGQARWEAIARLKEATDLPVLGNGDIWSGEDALEMMRVTGCDGVVVGRGCQGRPWLFADIVAALHGSPERARPDLDGVIETIMEHGRLLAAEMGEDRGVRDLRKHVGWYLKGYPVGGRARGELMGVSTLDELDSALARMRERLPVSVPYPGPAVEGPRGRAGSPKRPHLPEGWLDSPYLTADERVLLGQAESDASGG
- a CDS encoding glycine--tRNA ligase, with protein sequence MAQTPSTLDRVINLAKRRGFVFPCGEIYGGTRSAWDYGPLGVELKENIKRQWWQYMVRSRDDVVGLDSSVILPREVWVASGHVQAFTDPLVESLHTHKRYRADQLIEEYAERKGLDPESVTLSDVPDPVTGQPGAWTEPKAFSGLLKTYLGPVDDDAGLHYLRPETAQGIFVNFANVMSAARKKPPFGIGQVGKSFRNEITPGNFIFRTREFEQMEMEFFVEPGTDEEWHQYWIDHRKAWYVDLGIDPENIRLYEHPAEKLSHYSKRTVDLEYRFGFAGSEWGELEGIANRTDFDLGTHAEHSGKDLSYFDQTRDERWVPYVIEPAAGLTRSLMAFLVEAYHEDEAPNTKGGVDTRIVLRLDPRLSPVKAAVLPLSRKEELTGPARELAARLRRSWNVEYDDAGAVGRRYRRQDEVGTPWCVTYDFDSPQDGAVTVRERDTMAQERIPLEGVERYLAERLVGC
- a CDS encoding YibE/F family protein, encoding MSHAAPEPDAPTEPGRQDEPGAPSAPGAPGHGHSHSGPLDLPAGEARRVRLVLAAIVVPLVVATIIGLVVLWPGSSSLVGSQPFAAEGTSLETAQITSLDVADCQEAAQALGAAASDGLLADAVCARVTSGAGQGLVLPVHIPSESLTSADVGDRLSVMYTPAALSSGTPYVFVDYARQVPVAALSLVYLVLVVAVAGRKGALSVLGLVLSSAVVLLFMIPALLDLASPMWVTLVGASAMMLLAVYIAHGISVRTTTALLGTIVGVVITVVLSLWGVEAANLTGATEDASLTLASLVPGLSLRALLTCGMVIAGLGVLNDVTITQASAVWELHAANPSLGRTRLFTGGMRIGRDHIASTVYTLAFAYAGTALPLILSASLIDRAVVDTMLSGEIAEEIVRTLVSSIGLVLAIPATTAIAAALCRTTPVLAEAGPAARRRRADGGAADQGSRS
- a CDS encoding SixA phosphatase family protein, producing MTTAPHRKTLVLVRHSKAGHDAPTDLERQLTSKGRTMADELARVLDRRISEIDLLLVSPAARARQTARPLQDRLRTGQVRVEPEIYHHGPHGILGLLEPLPEAVRTVVVVGHEPTVSILAHTLHDTDDDLAGQVSFGVPTATALLLEVTGPWAGLGPQQAHLSEIVTVRR
- the serB gene encoding phosphoserine phosphatase SerB — protein: MSERVSGARASGLLAAKGPGLLVMDVDSTLIEQEVIELIAEHAGSRAQVAEITGRAMRGELDFEASLRERVATLAGLPVEVLDEVVAQTRLTRGAVELIEELHASGCRVGIVSGGFEEVAAPLAARLGIDHVAANRLEVADGRLTGRVEGRVVDREVKTRLLRQWARADGVEMERTVAVGDGANDLGMIAAAGLGIAFDAKPVVVRQAPAAVHVRDLRAVLELL
- a CDS encoding glucose-1-phosphate adenylyltransferase; the protein is MASPRVLAIVLAGGEGKRLMPLTVDRAKPAVPFGGIYRLIDFSLSNMINSGFLKVVVLTQYKSHSLDRHISKTWQVSDMLGNYIAPVPAQQRVGKHWFLGSADAIFQSLNLLDDERPDYVVITGADNIYRMDFSQMLDHHIASGLPCTVAGIRQPRSLADQFGVIETDPQDRGRIKAFVEKPKDTPGLPDSPEEILASMGNYIMDADALLQAVTADAADESSKHDMGGNIVPWFVAQGAAGVYDFKDNDVPGASDRDRDYWRDVGTVDAFYEAHQDLISVSPVFNLYNDRWPLFAGYTASMPPAKFVYGHHERLGHAVDSIVSPGVIVSGGEVISSVLSPGVRVNSWSSVRESVLMDGAVVGRNTVVNRAILDKYVVVEEGAMVGIDPEHDRERGFTITESGITVVAKGQVVVR